TTTAAAACAGCCATTTATTTTGAAGGCTATGTTACTTGCAGCTTTACTAAACTTAATTTTGACACCGTTATTTGTTGTTGGAGGACCTATTATTTTACGAGTAACTATGCAGAGTAGCGATACGATGTATGGAATTGGGATGGGGTTAATTGATTTTGCAACCATATTAGGTGCATTGTCAATCGGTTTTTTTGCTAAAAAGTTACAGATGAAAACATTATATTATTGGATGCTTATTATAGCTCTATTAGTAATACCAGTGGCGCTATCAGTCACACCATTTATTCTTAATTTAGGACACTACCCACCATTTATCCTCTTTATACTTTCTTCTATTCTAATTGCAATGATTATGACGATTGTATCCATCTATGTGATTACTGTAGTTCAAAAGAAAACACCAAATGAAAACCTAGGAAAGGTAATGGCAATTATAACAGCGGTATCTCAATGTATGGCGCCAATTGGGCAAGTTGTTTATGGTTTTATGTTTGAAGAATTCAGTGTGAAAATTTATTTACCTATATTAGCTATTAGTCTAATAATGATAATAATAGCGATAGTGACGAAGAAAATATTATGGAATGAAGGGAACTAGCTTAATATGATTAGGAAAATGTTAAAAAGAGATTTCTCTCAAAATAAAATGATAATTACCATTTTATTTATGTTTATCATGTTATCGAGTCTGTTAATGGCTAGTGCTTCAAGTAACGTTATAAATCTATTGAACTCAATGGAGCAATTGTTTAAAGTATCAAACGCACCACACTTCGTACAAATGCATGCTGGAGAAATAAATCAAAAGTCAATTGATTCATTTGTTGCAAAAACTTCTTTTGTAAAAAAGCAGCAAACGGCAGAGATGATTCAAGTAGGCGGATCTAACATTTTTATAAAGAAGAGAAATCAAGCGGAACATAATAGTGTAATGGACATTAGTCTCGTTAAACAAAATACTAATTTTGACTTTTTATTAGATTTAAATAATGAAGTGGTTGATGTTAGGAAAGGGGAAATAGGTGTACCAATTTATTATATGCAAAAATATAATTTGCGTATTGGAGATAAAATATGGGTTGTTAAAAATAATAATGAACTAGAATTTACTATTTCGGCATTTGTTCGTGATGTTCAAATGAGCCCATCAATTGTTAGTTCAAAACGATTTGTAATAAGCGATGAAGACTTCGAAAGAATAAAAAGAAATTTTGGAGAAAGCGAATATCTTATTGAATTTCAGCTAACAGATTTAGATAAAATAAATGTATTTGAAACTTTATACGAGTCATCGAACTTACCTCAAAAAGGTCCCTCTATTACTTATTCACTCTTTAAAACACTCAATTCATTAGCAGATGGAACAATAGCTGCAGTACTTATCATAATAAGTGCATTATTAATGCTAATCGCGATTTTATGTATTAGATTTACGATTATGACTTCAATGGAAGAAGATTATCGGGAAATTGGTGTTATGAAAGCTATCGGCATTACAAGTAAAGAGATTCAAAAATTATATGTAACAAAATATATTGTTATTGCTGCTAGCGGATGTATATGTGGATATATTTTTTCATTATTTGTTACAAAAATATTCACCTCTAATATCTCACTTTATATGGGAACAGCAAATACAAGTATTTTACATTTTATTGTACCATTAATAGTTATAACTCTGCTATTTATAGCAGTTATCCTTTTCTGTCGTATCATTTTGCGAAATTTCAGGAGAATTACAGCAATAGATGCTTTACGATCAAGAGATAATCTAGGAAAGAGGAAGTTTAAAAGTTCTTTTTCTCTCTATCAAACTAAAATTACAAATGTAAATATATTTATTGGTATACAAGATGTAGTAAAACGATTTAAGTTATATCGCGTATTAAGTATCGTTTTAATCATAGCTGTATTTATGATTGTTGTACCTGTTAATTGTTTGTATACGATTCAGTCACCGAAGTTTGTAAATTATATGGGAACAGGAAAAAGTGATATTCGAATAGATTTACAGCAAACTGAAAATATAGAGAAACGATTTAAGGACGTCATATCATATTTACGAAATGATGAAGAAGTAGAAAAATATGCAGCATTTGTAACGAGTACATTTAAAATAGTAAAAGCTGATGGTACACATGAAAACTTAAATGTAGAAGTGGGAGACTTCACTAAATTTCCATTAGACTTTATTCAAGGTATGGCACCAAAAAATGAAAATGAAATTTCTCTTTCTTATATGAACGCAAATGAATTAAAAAAGAATGTAGGGGATAAGATTGTTTTATTTGTAGAAGGAAAAGAGAAAGCATTAACTATTAGTGGTATGTACCAAGATGTAACGAATGGTGGGAAAACAGCTAAAGCGAGCTTCTCTTATAATAAAGAAAATATATTATGGTATGTAGTAAATGTAGATATGAAGCCTACTGTGAATCTGCAAGAAAAAGTGAAGGAATATAAACACAATTTTCATTCTGCAAAAATAACAGATACGGATGATTATTTAACGCAAACTTTAGGAGAAACAATTAAACAATTAAGACTCGTAACTCAAGTAGCTATTTTGATTGCGATATTGATATCAGTTTTAATTACTGCGATGTTTTTTAAAATGCAATTGGCAAAAGACTCTTCGCAAATATTAATTATGAAAAGTATAGGCTTTTCTTACAAGGATATTCGTATACAGTATATAACTCGTTCTATTGCTATAGTGTTAATTGGTATTTTAACAGGGACATTTCTAGCTGCTACGTTTGGAGAAATGTTAGTAAGTTGGTTAGGCTCATTTATAGGAATGGCTCACATAAAATTTATTGTTAATCCAATCGTATCTTACGTAATATGTCCAGCTATTTTATTTATATCTGTGGCCGCAACATCATTTTTCAGTAGTTTTACTGTGAAACAAACAAATGATTTAAAAGGAAATGGGGAGTAGGAGGTGTGTAATTTGAAAAAAATTTTAGAAGTAAAACAATTAAATAAAAAATACTCAATAGATGGAAACAGAAATTATCATGTGTTAAAAAATATAGATTTAGAGATAAATGAAGGAGAGTTTGTATCGGTCATGGGACCATCGGGTTCTGGGAAATCGACGTTACTATATAATATTAGTGGAATGGATCAAATGTCATCAGGAAGTGTGAAAATTAATAGTAAAGAAATATCATGTATGAAAGAAGTGGCATTAGCAAAAATACGTCTTAATGAAATAGGATTTATTTTTCAACAAAGTAATCTTCTTAGAAATTTGAATCTACTTGATAATATCATCTTGTCAGCATATTTAGCGAAATGCGAGAGTAAGAAAACGATAAATAAACGTGCTTTTGAATTGATGGAAAAGATGG
This genomic interval from Bacillus cereus contains the following:
- a CDS encoding ABC transporter permease, which produces MIRKMLKRDFSQNKMIITILFMFIMLSSLLMASASSNVINLLNSMEQLFKVSNAPHFVQMHAGEINQKSIDSFVAKTSFVKKQQTAEMIQVGGSNIFIKKRNQAEHNSVMDISLVKQNTNFDFLLDLNNEVVDVRKGEIGVPIYYMQKYNLRIGDKIWVVKNNNELEFTISAFVRDVQMSPSIVSSKRFVISDEDFERIKRNFGESEYLIEFQLTDLDKINVFETLYESSNLPQKGPSITYSLFKTLNSLADGTIAAVLIIISALLMLIAILCIRFTIMTSMEEDYREIGVMKAIGITSKEIQKLYVTKYIVIAASGCICGYIFSLFVTKIFTSNISLYMGTANTSILHFIVPLIVITLLFIAVILFCRIILRNFRRITAIDALRSRDNLGKRKFKSSFSLYQTKITNVNIFIGIQDVVKRFKLYRVLSIVLIIAVFMIVVPVNCLYTIQSPKFVNYMGTGKSDIRIDLQQTENIEKRFKDVISYLRNDEEVEKYAAFVTSTFKIVKADGTHENLNVEVGDFTKFPLDFIQGMAPKNENEISLSYMNANELKKNVGDKIVLFVEGKEKALTISGMYQDVTNGGKTAKASFSYNKENILWYVVNVDMKPTVNLQEKVKEYKHNFHSAKITDTDDYLTQTLGETIKQLRLVTQVAILIAILISVLITAMFFKMQLAKDSSQILIMKSIGFSYKDIRIQYITRSIAIVLIGILTGTFLAATFGEMLVSWLGSFIGMAHIKFIVNPIVSYVICPAILFISVAATSFFSSFTVKQTNDLKGNGE
- a CDS encoding ABC transporter ATP-binding protein; translated protein: MKKILEVKQLNKKYSIDGNRNYHVLKNIDLEINEGEFVSVMGPSGSGKSTLLYNISGMDQMSSGSVKINSKEISCMKEVALAKIRLNEIGFIFQQSNLLRNLNLLDNIILSAYLAKCESKKTINKRAFELMEKMGISDIATHYITESSGGQLQRVSICRALINNPNIIFADEPTGALNLKSTEEVMQILLNINRDGTTIMLVTHDVKVAAKTERVLFMVDGEIVSEIQLGKLRNDDLKAREEKLLKWLSILGF